In the genome of Aureimonas sp. OT7, one region contains:
- a CDS encoding DEAD/DEAH box helicase: MSKAGSSTANELLFVPRPHQIEARDSILAARAGGRPGFLLGDLTGLGKTLSAWSAICEMPDPDVLIVCPKGAIPQWQRTIAGSPATGKVVTILNFEKTKSLMAPPSSSTRRSTRARNNELAKLGTLKRRWPLVVIDESHRIRNPSSQQGLVCRHLAAAADFTIYMSATAGQSPHELSYLGRLLAFATGGHTGDMDEFRALMKRLKIGRPRGRWKNWSWEPNEADRQVMSGLLYRGDNAIGLRRRPEQIAGWPEVQRELAPTALDAEARRLYDSTWREFRRELGLAGGSTRRPTGWAADLRFRQKASLIRVKGTADFVCDLLEVGQQVAISVAFLETSAILADSLRGRGWSVGEINGNCAGDANEKTRMAFQTGRLDAVIFTVTESISLHRGEMEGGDRERSLVVHDMRHSAIQIQQIEGRCHRDGQRAVIYYTFAEGTVEERIAAIVIARMASMDGMAGDDTALLDAIALELQA; the protein is encoded by the coding sequence GTGTCGAAAGCAGGGTCTTCTACAGCGAATGAACTTCTGTTCGTTCCGCGCCCGCATCAGATCGAGGCGCGTGATTCTATCCTTGCCGCCAGGGCGGGAGGACGGCCCGGTTTCCTGCTCGGGGATCTGACGGGGCTGGGAAAGACGCTGTCGGCGTGGAGCGCCATTTGCGAAATGCCGGACCCGGATGTGCTGATCGTCTGCCCGAAGGGTGCAATCCCCCAGTGGCAGCGCACGATCGCCGGCTCGCCCGCCACGGGCAAGGTGGTGACCATCCTGAACTTCGAGAAGACGAAGTCCCTGATGGCCCCGCCGAGCTCCAGCACCAGGCGCTCGACCCGGGCCAGGAACAACGAGCTTGCCAAGCTCGGGACGCTGAAGCGGCGCTGGCCACTGGTGGTGATCGACGAGAGCCATCGCATCCGCAACCCGTCATCGCAGCAGGGGCTCGTTTGTCGGCATCTGGCCGCGGCGGCCGACTTCACGATCTACATGAGTGCCACGGCCGGCCAGTCCCCCCACGAATTGTCCTATCTCGGCAGGCTTCTTGCCTTCGCGACCGGAGGACACACCGGCGACATGGATGAGTTCCGCGCCCTGATGAAGCGCCTGAAAATCGGCCGGCCACGCGGACGGTGGAAGAACTGGAGCTGGGAGCCGAACGAAGCCGACCGGCAGGTGATGTCCGGGCTCCTGTATCGCGGCGACAACGCGATCGGCTTGCGCCGGCGGCCCGAACAGATCGCCGGCTGGCCCGAAGTGCAGAGGGAACTGGCGCCCACGGCGCTGGATGCCGAGGCAAGGCGGCTTTACGATTCCACCTGGCGGGAGTTCCGGCGCGAGCTTGGTCTGGCAGGCGGTTCGACCCGGCGGCCGACAGGCTGGGCGGCCGACCTCCGCTTCCGGCAGAAGGCCAGCCTGATCCGCGTGAAGGGCACGGCCGACTTCGTCTGCGATCTTCTGGAGGTGGGCCAGCAGGTGGCGATCTCGGTGGCCTTCCTGGAGACCAGCGCGATCCTGGCCGACAGCCTTCGCGGCCGGGGATGGAGCGTCGGCGAGATCAACGGCAATTGTGCCGGCGACGCGAATGAGAAGACGCGTATGGCGTTCCAGACGGGTCGTCTCGATGCCGTCATCTTCACGGTGACGGAGTCGATCTCGCTGCATCGTGGCGAGATGGAAGGCGGCGACCGGGAGCGCTCGCTCGTCGTGCATGACATGCGCCACAGCGCGATACAGATTCAGCAGATCGAGGGACGCTGCCACCGCGACGGGCAACGCGCCGTGATCTATTACACCTTTGCCGAAGGCACGGTCGAAGAACGGATCGCCGCCATCGTCATCGCCCGGATGGCGTCGATGGACGGCATGGCAGGGGATGACACCGCGCTGCTCGACGCGATAGCGCTGGAGCTGCAGGCCTGA